GGATATCCTCGTGCAGGTTGAGCGCACGGAGCACATTAAAGTAGGCTCCTATAGCTACGGACGGTTTGCCTTTTTCGATGTAGTACAGCGTAGTCCGGTCAATGCCTGCACGCTCCGATACCTGCTTGGTGGTCAGCTTTCTGCGCTTGCGGGCCAACTTGATGTTTTCACCAAGCTGCTCGAAATAGCGCATGTGCTGCGGGAATATTTTATGTTTTTTGGGCTTCATAATGTTGAATATTTTCAACAAAAATAGCATTAATGTTGATAGTATTCAACATCATTTTGATTTAGAGGCTGACCAAAAAGGTAGCCGTCCCAAAACAAATCTGTCACATTGTTTATTGAAGCACCGGCATTCCGCGTTTTTACACCGTCTTTTCATCCTTCAACAGAGACCCGCTGCGAGGGAAATCCGCGTGTTTGTTGGAGGAACTCCGTGCACATCACAGTCTTTCTTGCTGGTTCAATCATTCCAAGCCAAACAGGAACGCCTTGCTTTTTTGGAGCGGGGCTTCGAGGCGTTGGGTAGCCGAATACCGGCATCGGGGTTGTGACACTTCGCTCGTTCATAGGAAGAGTTTTTTTGCTGCCGGGCCGGCACACAGATTGGGCCGACACGTAGGTCGGCCCCTACGTGACAATTTATCCGGGTTTATCCGCTCGATTTCGAAGTATGGGCGCCCAACACAAAAAAGCAAGGAGCTATGAGACCGATTTGGGAGGTGTGGAACCAGCTTTGCAGACAGTGATGCTCACGGAATTCCCCCCAAAAAAATGAAACGGGACGTTGCGAAGGCGTTCGGTTCAGGGTGACCATGTATGCCCGAAAAATCAAAGGCTGCCTCCGGTGTGGGAGGCAGCCTTTGGATGTTCTGTTTCGTGCAAGCGTTGGGACTACGCGCCGGCGGATTCTTCGAGGGTCGCCCGGCTTTCGTAGGTGCTCACATCGGGGCAGCTGCATACGAGGTTGCGGTCGCCGTAGGCGTCGTCGATGCGGGTTACGGTCGGCCAGTACTTGGATTCGCCCACCCACGGCAGCGGATAGGCGGCCTGCTGACGCGAATATTTGTGCGGCCACTCATCGCCGGTGACGAGTGGCGAAGTGTGCGGGGCCAGCTTGAGAGGGTTGTCGTCCTTATCAGCGCGGCCTTCGGAGATGTCGCGGATTTCGTTGCGGATGGCGATCATCATGTCGCAGAAGCGGTCGAGCTCGGCGAGGGATTCGCTCTCGGTTGGCTCAATCATGATGGTACCGGCAACAGGGAACGACATGGTCGGGGCGTGATAGCCGAAGTCCATCATTCGCTTGGCGAGGTCAACGGCTTCGATGCCGCACTCCTGCTTGAATGGACGCAGCTCGATAATCATTTCGTGGGCTACGCGGCCGGTTTCGCCGGTGTAGAGCACGTCGTAATGGCCCGCAAGGCGCGCCTGAATGTAGTTGGCATTCAGGATCGCAAGCTTGGTCGCGTTCGTGAGCCCAACCGCGCCCATCATGCGGATGTAGGCGTAGGAAATCACGAGGATGCTCGCGCTCCCGTAAGGCGCTGCCGAAATGGCGGTTGTATTGGTCGGCGGGTTGTCGAGGGTGAAATGACCGGCTACAAAGGGCGCGAGATGCTTCGCTACGCCGATTGGACCCATGCCGGGACCGCCGCCGCCGTGCGGGATGCAGAAGGTTTTGTGCAGGTTAAGGTGACACACATCAGCCCCAATCAGACCGGGTGACGTAAGGCCTACCTGCGCGTTCATATTTGCGCCATCCATGTACACCTGACCGCCGCACTCGTGTATAATGTCGCATATCTCGCGAATGGCCGACTCAAACACACCGTGCGTTGACGGGTAGGTCACCATCAGCGCGGCAAGCTCGTCCTTGTGTTTAAGCGCCTTCTCCCGTAGGTCTTCTACATTGATGTTGCCATTGTCGTCGCACTTGGTGATGACGACCTTCATGCCTGCCATCACAGCACTTGCGGGGTTGGTGCCGTGTGCAGATGAGGGAATGATAGCGATGTTTCGGTGATGGTCACCGTTGGCCTGATGGTAGGCGCGGATGGCCATCAAACCGGCATACTCGCCCTGCGCACCGGAATTCGGCTGCAGCGAAACTGTGTGAAAGCCTGTGATTTCAGACAGCCATTCAGTGAGTTCGTTCAGCATTTGTTTGTAGCCCAGCGCCTGATTCTGCGGCACAAACGGGTGCAGCGCGTTCACATTCGGCCAGCTCACGGGAATCATTTCCGTAGTCGCGTTGAGTTTCATGGTGCAGGAGCCCAGTGAAATCATGGAGTGCACCAGCGAGAGGTCGCGGTTTTCGAGCCGCTTGAGGTAGCGCAACATCTCGTGCTCGCTGTGGTAGCGGTTGAAAACTTCATGCGTGAGGTACGCACTCGTACGGTTCAGGGCTTCGGGGAAGCTCACGGTGATGTCATCCGCAGCGGTGTTGAGATCAAACTCTGCTGACTTGCCGAGTACGGTCGCGAAGATATCGACGATCTGCGCCACATCTTCCGGCTCTTTTTTCTGATCGAAGGAGATACCGATGTGCGCACTTTCGAAGTAGCGGAAATTCACGCCCCTTGATTCGGCTTCCTTCAGAACGGCCTCGCGGAAATCGGCGGACTCAACTTCGATTTTGAGGGTGTCGAAATAGACTTCATTCAACTGACGCAGTCCAAGTCCTTTGAGACCTTTCTCTGCAAGTTTGGCAAGCCCGTGAATCCGACTCGCAATGCGTTTCAGCCCCTGTGGTCCGTGATAAACACCGTACGCACCGGCCATCACAGCCAACAGCACCTGCGCGGTACAGATATTGGAGGTCGCCTTCTCGCGTCGGATGTGCTGTTCGCGGGTTTGCAGCGCCATGCGATAGGCAGGCTTGCCGAGACGATCTATGGATACGCCAATCATGCGGCCCGGCACCTGACGCTTGTTGGCTTCTTTGGTTGCAAAATACGCCGCGTGTGGTCCGCCGTAGCCCAGCGGAATGCCGAAGCGCTGCGTGCTGCCGACTACAATATCGGCACCCATTTCACCGGGTGACTTGAGAAGGGTAAGGCTGAGAAGGTCTGCCGCAACGGTTACTTTAATGTCGTTGGCCGCCGCTTTTGCAATGGTGTCGCTGATGTCATGCACCGCACCATTTCCATCGGGATATTGCAGGATGATGCCGAAGTAGGATTCATCGGTTGGGTCAAATTCAGCGAGGGGCGCGATGTGCAGCTCAATGCCTATCGGCTCGGAGCGGGTCTTGAGAAGGTCGATCGTTTGCGGAAAACAGGTATCAGCTACGAACAGGCGCTCGGCTTTGCGGCGCTTACCCTTGCGGATGCCGTACATGGTACTCATAGCTTCTGCAGCGGCAGTTGCTTCATCAAGAAGCGATGCATTGGCAATTTCCATACCGGTGAGATCAATCACCATGGTCTGAAAGTTGATCAGGGCTTCGAGTCGTCCCTGCGCGATTTCCGCCTGATAGGGCGTGTAGGCCGTGTACCAGCCCGGATTTTCGAGAATGTTGCGCTGAATGACCGGCGGGGTCACGGTGTCGTAGTAGCCTAAGCCGATGTAGGTTTTGAAAAGCTTATTCTGCGCCATGATCTTCCGGAATTCATCCAGAAAACCATGCTCACTCAGCGGCTCGGGCAGATCTAAAGGTTTGGTCAGTCGAATCGAATCAGGAATGGTTTGCTGAATCAGCTCATCCACAGACGAAACACCGATGACGTCAAGCATGTGTTTAACATCAGGCTCGGTGGCGCTGTTGTGCCGAAATTCAAATTTTTCGCGGTCAAAAAGTGCGTTCATAATAACAGGTTTGTTTCCTTAAATAATTGCTTAAAAAGTTCCTTGGCTCTGTGCTGATCTGCAACAAAACATGCTGATGAATGATTCAGCAAGGTATTTTCAAAATACGGATTTACGGCATGAATTCTTGATGTACGCCTTGGGCAAAACAAGCTTTCACACTTCATTTTCACATCTTCATAGGGGCTGTTTGCGTCCCATAAAGTTAGGCAGAAATCATGGCTCCCGTCCTTCCTGCACGCTGCGAAGCCACTCATTGTTGCTGCGGTTCACATCGGGCAGCTGACTGAAGGGATCGAGACGGATGTGATCAATTCTCTTGTTGGACTGATGCAGAAAAGTCCATTCTCTGGAGCGGTGCCAGATCTCGACCGGAAAGCGCAGGATTTCATCCGAGCCGTCGGCATAGGTAATGCGCATTACCACGGGCATGACCAGATCGCCGGGACTACTGATGGTGATAAATGCACCTTCATAATTTTCATGGCTGTCCACGAAATCTTCCACTTCATCTATGGAAAGGTCAATCTGCCGGTTTTCGTAAAACCAGCCGCGCCAGAACCAGTCGAGATTTTCACCGGAGGCGTCATTCATCGTCCGGAAAAAATCAATCGGTGACGGATGCTTGTAG
This genomic stretch from Cyclonatronum proteinivorum harbors:
- a CDS encoding helix-turn-helix domain-containing protein → MKPKKHKIFPQHMRYFEQLGENIKLARKRRKLTTKQVSERAGIDRTTLYYIEKGKPSVAIGAYFNVLRALNLHEDILKLAADDTLGRKLQDLDLL
- the gcvP gene encoding aminomethyl-transferring glycine dehydrogenase, which produces MNALFDREKFEFRHNSATEPDVKHMLDVIGVSSVDELIQQTIPDSIRLTKPLDLPEPLSEHGFLDEFRKIMAQNKLFKTYIGLGYYDTVTPPVIQRNILENPGWYTAYTPYQAEIAQGRLEALINFQTMVIDLTGMEIANASLLDEATAAAEAMSTMYGIRKGKRRKAERLFVADTCFPQTIDLLKTRSEPIGIELHIAPLAEFDPTDESYFGIILQYPDGNGAVHDISDTIAKAAANDIKVTVAADLLSLTLLKSPGEMGADIVVGSTQRFGIPLGYGGPHAAYFATKEANKRQVPGRMIGVSIDRLGKPAYRMALQTREQHIRREKATSNICTAQVLLAVMAGAYGVYHGPQGLKRIASRIHGLAKLAEKGLKGLGLRQLNEVYFDTLKIEVESADFREAVLKEAESRGVNFRYFESAHIGISFDQKKEPEDVAQIVDIFATVLGKSAEFDLNTAADDITVSFPEALNRTSAYLTHEVFNRYHSEHEMLRYLKRLENRDLSLVHSMISLGSCTMKLNATTEMIPVSWPNVNALHPFVPQNQALGYKQMLNELTEWLSEITGFHTVSLQPNSGAQGEYAGLMAIRAYHQANGDHHRNIAIIPSSAHGTNPASAVMAGMKVVITKCDDNGNINVEDLREKALKHKDELAALMVTYPSTHGVFESAIREICDIIHECGGQVYMDGANMNAQVGLTSPGLIGADVCHLNLHKTFCIPHGGGGPGMGPIGVAKHLAPFVAGHFTLDNPPTNTTAISAAPYGSASILVISYAYIRMMGAVGLTNATKLAILNANYIQARLAGHYDVLYTGETGRVAHEMIIELRPFKQECGIEAVDLAKRMMDFGYHAPTMSFPVAGTIMIEPTESESLAELDRFCDMMIAIRNEIRDISEGRADKDDNPLKLAPHTSPLVTGDEWPHKYSRQQAAYPLPWVGESKYWPTVTRIDDAYGDRNLVCSCPDVSTYESRATLEESAGA